The following coding sequences are from one Musa acuminata AAA Group cultivar baxijiao chromosome BXJ2-4, Cavendish_Baxijiao_AAA, whole genome shotgun sequence window:
- the LOC135610311 gene encoding mediator of RNA polymerase II transcription subunit 12-like → MQRHSAVSCGNGVSNNAVNGASSRDSARVESSFSAPNFSLNLRRQSQLAPYKIKCDKEPLNCRLGPPDFYPQTPNCPEETLTREYLQTGYKETIEGIEEAREIALCQGSSFSKPEYIVKYKEALRKRLRAINESRALKRKAGQVYGVPLSGPLVTKAGAFPEQRASNEDSRRKWIEALSQQHKRLHSLAEHVPHGYRRKALFEVLIRYNVPLLRATWFIKVTYLNQVRLASSSVSSGTPDKAQFARSDLWSKDVVEYLQQLLDEIFPKDGSNVPTPVRNQSSQNTMAMSYRAPQKNESFSSPDAEEPSLHFKWWYMLRLVQWHLAEGLLLPSPIIELVYNQIQEKESPEVLELLFPVLFDVIESIALSQTYIRMFVELFVRRIHDLSSSCSSSVDTSQKSFLVDAMVEIVRYLVIVVPDTFVALDCFPLPSCVVPDLRCRNAFLKLHDSADNVQFDTEDAYLRYLSCGYVTSSIQERASNLSKNVNPILQAHGAAEVLQALDKALMTGDVILAYNSLFEYLSDVAIEERWLEEVSPCLRSSLKWIGTIGSSVICSIFFLCEWATCNYRDFRTSMPHNLKLTGRNDFSQIYFAVLLLKLKMEDLYNFAQSRDGNVMALGTNGKTTSDNDSLLDGTAVENAFVLRNNLSSIYYRKSRRDIFRSPGLLHDVIVCWLDQHEIGKAGSFRGVEIFLLELISNGIFYPPAYVRQLIVSGIMDKNENSLDLQRQRRHRRILQQLPGSCLFDLLEEARIAEVPLLHEIVHAYSSERQLLLRGFLSSKSNHLNSRGDICSIFSLQKDTDHSSSLGDDNHGKVKGQVTEMKALLSCFLHFPHPFSMPIETSADESQGILKSTLDSLESKVDLTEGTSGCEEFRKRKRKKLIDDRSSALQGFSFNHSDDEDNWWAKKGPKFQESLKVELPSKLTKQTSRGRQKIVRKTQSLAQLAATRIDSSLGASTSHVCDNKVSCPHHRSVTEGEVPKDVNHMISGRRSDIGKALKQLRLLERRSISIWLLKSIRQLVGGNERTPSKASNFTDVYSAPVPDDRNTVRWRIGEDELLSILYILDISGDLLSAVKFLIWLLPKVLCGSRTLVQGVRNSMLPKNRDQVCQVGEAFLLSSLQRYENVLRAADVLPEVLTALVHRSLTMMTSNGRPSGAVTFAYARYLLKKYKNVTNVLRWEKKFRATCDQRLLAELETGRSVDDEFMYFSGVPAGITETDEHIRQKINARMSRTGTNMKELVQRHVEGAVHYFYGKERKLSAVATPRNHSLEKWDDSYQIAHDIVLGLVDCIRQNGGATPDGDPCVVASAVSAIVGSIGLAIAKLPDSTASSNYQSFSSSLNSLNCFRHILQIHIFSLCLLKEALGNRLSRVFEIALAAEASSVISTAFAPGKAHRNQFQLSSEIHDIYQDHSNELLNSSTKLIVGRTAKAAAAVSALVIGAIVHGVSSLDRMITAFRLKEGLDVLQFIRSARSSSNGISRSIGTMKLDHCIDVYVHWFRLLVGNCRTVFDGLVAEMLGESYIVALSRLQRVLSLSVVFSPAYSIFAMVIWRPYIFNSNIANHEDFQLYRSFLVAIGDAIRHKPFRDLFFRNTHGFYDILATDSGDSEFAAMLESHNPDKHLKTMAFVPLRARLFLNTLIDCKMPAFSVMREDGTWVAGPAEPRSYSEVEGKLLDQLVHVLDTLQPAKFHWQWVELRLLLNEQALIEKFETHNMSFAEAIRSLSPSADNFVLSESEKKFTEIILSRIIVRPEAAPLYSEVVHLLGKLLQESLVMDTKWILAGPDVLLGRKSIRQQLIFVAQRKGFPIKARFWKPWGWSSSLSDATTNRGDKRKFEAISVEEGEVVEESIDVKMFSKVIHNMDAEGFSPSQQHKTEKALAELILPCIDRSSSELRNLFANELIKQMGAIDQQINTVTPNGFKSSLNSEASSNKGNSRKGIRGGSPVLGRRPIDSVPPSAAALKISLSLRLQFLLRLLPIIYEDRNMRQMLAPIILRLLGKRLVYEDADVCPSTIHMDPLKRELDSPIEASLLDHSSDSLFDRLLAILHGLLSSYKASWLKSKSVTKSAIKARDISAFDREAAENLQNDLDRMELPASIRWRIQTAMPFLSPSLSFMAPCHLPVLPSVAHTLLQPSNLNPGTHQRSIPAWTYNFPGKSKSSALQDMDMEIDPWTLLEDGTNSASASNNSSNMGSTNGDHSNLKACCWLKGTVRVRRTDLTYIGPLDEDS, encoded by the exons GCATTACGGAAGCGACTGAGGGCTATCAATGAATCTCGTGCTCTAAAGCGTAAG GCTGGACAGGTTTATGGAGTGCCTCTTTCCGGGCCATTAGTAACAAAAGCTGGTGCCTTTCCTGAGCAAAGGGCATCTAATGAGGACAGCCGCAGGAAGTGGATTGAG GCTTTATCACAACAGCATAAACGATTGCACTCATTAGCTGAACATGTTCCACATGGTTATAGGCGGAAAGCTCTTTTCGAAGTTCTTATTCGTTATAATGTTCCATTATTGAGGGCGACATGGTTTATAAAAGTTACCTATCTTAACCAG GTTCGACTGGCCTCTTCCAGTGTTTCATCAGGGACTCCAGATAAAGCACAGTTTGCTCGATCTGACCTGTGGTCTAAAGATGTTGTCGAGTACCTACAGCAACTCTTGGATGAAATTTTCCCAAAAGATGGTTCTAATGTGCCTACACCTGTTAGAAATCAGTCATCACAAAATACTATGGCCATGTCTTATCGTGCTCCACAGAAAAATGAATCATTCTCTTCTCCTGATGCCGAGGAGCCTTCACTGCACTTCAAGTGGTGGTATATGCTCCGCCTTGTACAGTGGCATCTTGCAGAAGGCTTGCTTCTTCCCTCTCCTATTATTGAGTTAGTCTACAATCAAATTCAG GAGAAGGAATCACCAGAGGTCTTAGAGTTGCTATTTCCTGTTCTGTTTGATGTGATTGAGAGCATTGCACTCTCACAGACATACATACGTATGTTTGTGGAACTCTTTGTTCGAAGAATACATGATCTATCTTCCAGTTGTTCAAGTTCAGTGGACACTTCACAAAAGTCATTCCTTGTGGATGCTATGGTTGAGATCGTGCGATACTTGGTAATTGTTGTACCTGATACATTTGTTGCCTTGGATTGCTTCCCTCTGCCATCCTGTGTTGTTCCTGATCTACGCTGCAGAAATGCATTCCTGAAGTTACATGACTCTGCCGATAATGTGCAGTTTGATACAGAAGATGCTTATCTTCGTTACTTGTCGTGTGGGTATGTCACTTCCTCTATTCAGGAACGTGCTTCTAATCTGTCAAAAAATGTGAACCCTATCCTTCAAGCTCATGGTGCTGCTGAGGTTCTACAAGCCTTGGATAAAGCCCTAATGACAGGAGATGTAATACTTGCTTATAATTCTCTTTTTGAATACTTGTCTGATGTGGCTATCGAAGAAAGGTGGCTAGAAGAAGTCAGTCCTTGTTTGAGATCTTCGTTGAAGTGGATTGGGACCATTGGTTCATCTGTTATTTGCTCTATATTTTTTCTCTGCGAGTGGGCCACATGTAATTATCGGGATTTCCGTACTTCCATGCCTCATAACCTGAAATTGACTGGAAGGAATGATTTTTCACAAATATATTTTGCAGTATTGCTTCTAAAGCTTAAGATGGAAGATTTATATAACTTTGCACAGTCTAGGGATGGAAATGTTATGGCGCTTGGTACAAACGGAAAAACTACCTCTGATAATGATAGTTTGTTGGATGGAACAGCGGTGGAAAATGCATTTGTTCTTAGAAATAATTTAAGTAGTATATATTATAGGAAGAGCAGAAGAGACATCTTTCGGAGTCCTGGTCTGCTGCATGATGTTATTGTGTGTTGGCTAGACCAGCATGAGATAGGGAAAGCGGGAAGTTTCAGGGGTGTTGAAATTTTCCTTTTGGAACTAATTAGTAACGGCATATTTTATCCACCGGCTTATGTAAGACAGCTTATTGTTAGTGGAATTATGGATAAGAATGAAAACTCGTTAGATCTACAAAGGCAAAGAAGACACCGAAGGATTCTGCAGCAGCTGCCTGGatcctgtttgtttgatcttttaGAAGAAGCAAGAATTGCAGAAGTCCCCTTGTTACATGAAATTGTTCATGCTTACTCAAGTGAGCGTCAACTATTGCTTCGTGGATTCTTGAGCAGTAAATCCAATCATTTAAATTCTAGAGGTGATATTTGTTCAATCTTTTCTTTGCAAAAAGATACAGATCACTCGTCTTCTTTAGGAGATGACAATCATGGGAAGGTGAAGGGCCAAGTAACAGAAATGAAGGCTTTACTTTCATGTTTTCTGCATTTTCCTCACCCGTTTTCCATGCCAATAGAAACTTCTGCAGATGAATCCCAAGGCATTTTAAAAAGCACATTAGACTCTTTAGAGAGCAAAGTTGATTTGACAGAAGGGACATCTGGCTGCGAGGAATTtagaaaaagaaagaggaaaaagCTAATTGATGATAGGAGCTCTGCCCTACAAGGGTTTTCTTTTAATCATTCAGATGATGAAGACAATTGGTGGGCAAAGAAGGGACCTAAGTTCCAGGAGTCCTTGAAGGTTGAACTACCATCTAAGTTAACTAAACAAACCTCAAGGGGTAGGCAAAAGATTGTGCGTAAAACACAATCTCTAGCACAGCTAGCAGCTACAAGGATTGACAGTAGCCTGGGGGCATCTACTAGCCATGTATGTGACAACAAAGTGAGCTGTCCCCACCACAGATCTGTCACTGAAGGTGAGGTTCCAAAAGATGTCAACCATATGATATCAGGACGCCGAAGTGATATTGGTAAGGCCTTGAAGCAGCTAAGATTGCTCGAGAGGAGATCAATCTCAATTTGGTTGCTCAAATCCATTAGGCAACTTGTTGGAGGAAATGAAAGAACGCCTTCCAAAGCAAGCAATTTTACTGATGTTTATTCTGCTCCTGTGCCCGATGATAGAAACACTGTAAGATGGAGGATAGGTGAAGATGAACTCTTATCCATTCTTTATATTTTGGATATTTCTGGTGACTTACTGTCTGCAGTAAAGTTCCTGATATGGTTGTTACCGAAAGTACTTTGTGGCTCAAGGACTCTTGTGCAGGGTGTAAGGAATTCCATGTTGCCTAAAAACAGAGACCAAGTATGCCAGGTGGGCGAAGCATTTCTCTTGTCTTCCCTTCAAAG GTATGAGAATGTGCTTCGAGCTGCAGATGTCTTACCTGAAGTCTTGACTGCTTTAGTTCATCGAAGTTTGACGATGATGACATCAAATGGAAGACCTTCTGGTGCTGTTACTTTTGCTTATGCACGGTATTTATTGAAGAAATATAAAAATGTGACAAATGTGTTGAGGTGGGAAAAAAAGTTTCGAGCTACATGTGATCAAAGGCTTCTCGCAGAACTGGAAACTGGACGGTCTGTGGATGATGAATTTATGTATTTTTCGGGTGTCCCAGCAGGTATCACAGAAACTGATGAACATATTCGTCAGAAAATTAATGCTAGGATGTCTAGAACTGGTACAAACATGAAAGAGTTAGTGCAGCGACATGTTGAGGGTGCTGTCCACTACttttatggaaaggaaagaaaattGTCTGCGGTTGCTACTCCCAGAAACCACTCCCTTGAAAAATGGGATGATAGTTACCAAATAGCTCATGATATCGTTTTGGGCCTTGTGGATTGTATCAGACAAAATGGTGGTGCAACTCCAGATGGAGATCCCTGTGTAGTGGCTTCTGCTGTGTCTGCCATTGTTGGTAGCATAGGACTAGCTATTGCAAAACTGCCAGATTCCACAGCAAGCAGTAATTACCAAAGCTTTTCATCCTCATTAAATTCACTAAATTGTTTTAGGCACATCTTACAGATTCATATATTTTCCCTCTGCCTGCTAAAAGAAGCCCTTGGCAACCGTCTGAGCCGTGTATTTGAGATAGCATTAGCTGCTGAAGCTTCTTCAGTTATTTCAACAGCTTTTGCTCCTGGAAAGGCCCACCGAAATCAATTTCAATTGTCTTCTGAAATACATGATATATATCAAGATCATTCAAATGAACTTCTGAACAGTTCTACAAAACTCATTGTCGGAAGAACTGCGAAAGCTGCAGCAGCTGTATCTGCACTAGTTATTGGTGCTATTGTTCATGGAGTTAGTAGCCTAGATAGGATGATAACAGCCTTTAGATTAAAAGAAGGCTTGGATGTTCTGCAGTTTATACGAAGCGCAAGATCCAGTTCAAATGGCATCTCCCGTTCTATTGGCACGATGAAGTTGGACCACTGCATTGATGTATATGTACATTGGTTTCGGCTTCTGGTTGGaaactgcagaactgtttttgaTGGGCTTGTCGCAGAGATGCTTGGTGAATCATATATTGTAGCTCTTTCAAGATTGCAGCGAGTACTTTCACTCAGTGTAGTTTTCTCTCCTGCATATTCCATTTTTGCAATGGTAATATGGAGGCCATATATCTTCAATAGCAATATTGCGAACCATGAAGATTTCCAACTATACCGAAGTTTTTTAGTGGCCATTGGTGATGCAATCAGGCACAAGCCATTTCGAGATCTATTTTTTCGAAACACTCATGGATTTTATGATATACTGGCTACTGATTCTGGCGATTCTGAGTTTGCTGCAATGCTTGAATCGCATAATCCAGATAAACATTTGAAAACAATGGCATTTGTTCCACTTCGTGCGCGGCTGTTTCTGAATACGCTAATCGATTGCAAAATGCCAGCATTTTCAGTTATGCGTGAAGATGGGACATGGGTTGCTGGGCCTGCTGAACCTAGATCATATTCTGAAGTTGAGGGAAAGCTATTGGATCAGCTCGTGCACGTTTTAGATACTCTGCAACCTGCTAAGTTTCACTGGCAGTGGGTAGAGTTGAGGCTACTTCTGAATGAGCAAGCTCTTATAGAGAAATTTGAAACTCACAACATGTCCTTTGCTGAGGCAATTCGATCCTTATCTCCTAGTGCTGACAATTTTGTACTTTCTGAAAGTGAAAAGAAATTTACTGAAATTATTCTGTCACGGATAATTGTCAGGCCTGAAGCTGCTCCTCTTTATTCGGAGGTTGTCCACCTGCTTGGAAAATTACTTCAAGAGTCACTGGTAATGGATACAAAGTGGATTTTAGCTGGTCCAGATGTTCTTCTGGGACGCAAATCGATAAGGCAACAACTTATATTTGTTGCTCAGAGGAAAGGCTTCCCAATTAAAGCACGTTTTTGGAAACCATGGGGCTGGTCAAGTTCTTTATCTGATGCAACAACTAATAGAGGGGATAAGAGAAAGTTTGAAGCCATTTCTGTTGAAGAAGGGGAGGTTGTTGAGGAGAGCATTGATGTTAAGATGTTTTCCAAAGTGATCCATAATATGGATGCCGAAGGTTTCAGTCCAAGTCAGCAGCATAAAACTGAGAAAGCTCTTGCAGAACTAATATTGCCATGCATAGACCGCAGTTCGAGTGAGTTACGCAATTTATTTGCCAATGAGTTAATCAAACAGATGGGAGCTATTGATCAACAAATTAATACAGTAACACCCAATGGTTTTAAATCTAGCCTGAATTCTGAGGCTTCTTCAAACAAAGGAAACAGTCGTAAAGGTATCCGAGGTGGAAGCCCTGTCCTTGGTAGGCGACCAATTGATTCTGTCCCACCATCTGCTGCTGCTCTGAAGATTTCATTGTCCCTACGTCTGCAATTCCTACTGAGATTGCTTCCTATTATTTACGAGGATAG GAACATGAGGCAGATGCTTGCTCCTATCATACTTCGTTTGCTTGGAAAACGTCTGGTATATGAGGATGCAGATGTATGCCCTTCAACCATACATATGGATCCTTTGAAAAGGGAGTTGGATTCTCCCATTGAAGCTTCCTTGTTGGATCATTCCAGTGATAGTCTGTTTGATAGGTTGTTAGCCATTCTGCATGGTTTGCTGAGCAGCTACAAGGCAAGTTGGCTAAAATCCAAGTCTGTCACCAAATCAGCCATCAAAGCTCGTGATATTTCTGCATTTGATCGTGAGGCAGCAGAGAATTTGCAG AATGACTTGGATCGCATGGAGTTGCCTGCATCAATCCGTTGGCGTATCCAAACCGCCATGCCATTTCTCTCTCCATCACTTTCGTTTATGGCTCCTTGCCACCTTCCAGTGTTACCCTCAGTGGCGCACACATTGCTTCAGCCCAGCAATCTCAATCCAGGCACTCATCAAAGAAGTATCCCTGCCTGGACTTATAATTTTCCTGGCAAGAGCAAGAGTTCAGCTTTGCAGGACATGGACATGGAAATTGACCCATGGACGCTGCTGGAAGATGGCACGAATTCTGCTTCTGCCTCAAACAATAGCAGCAATATGGGTAGTACCAATGGGGACCATTCCAATCTCAAGGCCTGTTGCTGGCTCAAGGGTACTGTAAGGGTGAGGAGAACAGACCTTACTTACATCGGCCCCCTTGACGAGGATAGCTGA